The DNA segment AAAGaaacaaatgtcatgttttttttttttcctttggtaGGGTGAGACTGCTTACATCCGTGTCTATGAGGAAAGGGGCACTCCCAACTGGGGTCGGTCGCGCTCTCGCTCCAGATCCAGGGGCCGATATTCGCCACCCTACCATAACAGAGGATCACCCCCTCCGCGCTACCAGTCACCTCCACGCCACGCTATGTCACGCCATAGTCCACCCCCCAGGAGGCACCCTCCACAGCACCATAGCCCACCGCCGCGTCATTATCGGTAGAAAGGCCCATCATTTATAGAGGAATTggggaaaatgttttgtaattctacttttaattttattttttttaaccccagGCCTCCTCGTAGGATACACCATTGTTACTTCTTGCTATATACATTCCATGGTCAGGATCTCCTGAACACCCTGCTCCTTCCCACAgccttaaaatgttttgttttgtttttttttcttttgcaggaAAACTGTATTTGCTCACTGTATAACATTTGAGATTTCTTTTATAAAGAAATCCTGGGTTGTGATGTCTTCGACAGGAACCAGTACAAAGATATGTTATATTGCCCAAAACTAATGACGCAGCTCTGCAGCTATCAGGCTAAAAGTCATACCGCTTTTTAAACTCTTGAcaaaattttccttttttgtgtgtcacatttcagcagctttaagtatgaagtttttttttttttgccaatttaAGAACCTGTGAAGCTAATCAATATCCTCCTCTTActcaaaacatgtcaaattaGTGAGCCTTTTAGACTAGTGACACGTTGACTGTGAGCCTCACctgtcagattatttttttaaatgatgtgtgAACCTCTGACCGAGGTGGCCTGTAGGTGGACTATAATTTGTATGCATCtctaatgttgttttttgttttttctttaccaATAAAATGCAAACTTTTACTGTGATAGTTTCATTCCTTGTCCATAACATGTATAGTTATCATATATAGTTAATTGGCATGTTGACATTGATGCTTATAAGTACCAGGTTACACTGCTTGGGATACTCAGTCTACTGTATAACAAAACCTTTTAAAGTACGAACGAAACAAATGGAAGAATCCCTAAGTTTGACAGGGTGGTTACAGGTTCAAAGAGAATATTGGAACTTATGCTGGAACTTGGTCTAAAAAGTCTGATTGCTGTATACCTACCCTTTTCCACAGCAGGTATTTTAACATCCCATAATAGGAACAGCACAGGGTACTTGTAACATTAACAATGACTCCATTCTAgtcaagtgtcccagtaagcctGCAAAAAACCAGGGCCTGAAGCAgtgatcattattatttttttttttatttacacctgtgatGTTTCACTGCCACgtgtcaaaatgtcatccacaaaaaaaaactattttaaaataagCAAAGATTTTATTGGAATTTTATATAAAGGTCATAGATTTTTTGCCTAGTAAGCTGTCAAATATCCCCCAATAACAGTATGTGAATATACAGTGTATACTGAAATGTAGCCTTTCCAACCTTAATGTATGATAAGGTGGTTGAAATGTAGGTCGTCCAGcctgtttctcttcatcttaAGCATTGTCTGTTACTGACAGGCCCAGTGAATGgtgaaaacatcacaaaaaaattTTCAAGTACAGCCGAAGCTACGGTAAGGCAATGAAATTCTCTCAGACAATCTGTCTGTGCTGTGGTGAAGGGATAAGAAGGGAATTTTATACAGAAAAAGACTTGAGCTTTGGAAAATACCCACTTGATTCATCTAACTCTGACTGCTCATATTAGGTTCAGCTTTCATTAACATCCCATTCGAAAGACAAACAGTAGCCACCAAAAACTTGACTCAGTTCCTGTTTAACTTGTACAACATACAAGTTTTATATATAGATAGTTTGAAAATGACTGTAGCTTTTCAGGCGCGTATAAAACTGTGTAGTGTCTCTGAAAAGTATACACAAGGCACATTGGATgcaaaatataatatttttaatacaCAATAAATTAAGTATACCAGGTGACAATTtgagaagacacagaaaaaaataaaaatatatttattccCAATGACATACTGTCTTTCTGTTCATTATAATCTGTTAAAGCCcatatactgtacagacatTGTATTGCATTTAATAAATATGTACTAGCTTGTTTTTTTGTACAATAAGTCCGTTTCTTTTAAACACATTGTATACAGTAAATCTTctgacagcaaacacagcaaTACACAAACAGCAATACTCAGGCATGTTTTTGAAGATCATATGGAGACACATTAGCAGTTATATCAAAGCACTGGAATTTAAGCCACAGTGAACCAAACATGGGTGTGCTTTGGCTATTTTGCAACTGTGAGTGGCACCaatgaaacatattttctgacGTATCTCTGTTGTTGTCTACCAATGTCATATATAGTTGTTTTATCAGCTGAGATTTTTAAATATCCATCTGCTAAAGATGTCAGATTCACGTTAACTGGGATTTCATTGGGATTGCTCTCTACCATTAAATAATGTGAGGGGGCAGAAGATTCAGTGGTGTATATCTCAAAACTtgcacacataaaaaaagaTTATATCCATGGCTACATACCACTGAATAACTATCACTGAACTCACCCTTTAAATGTGATACTATCCAAGAGGTGGGCAGTAGCAAATCTGGTGGCCATTACTGTCTGGACCAAGAGGTGAGCCCACCAAGGAAATGGAGGGCACCAGATCCAACTGAGCAGGCTGAGCACAACTTGACTGCCCTTTCAGATGAATAAATCAAAGAGGTAAACCCATGGGGGCGGAGGGTAAAAAATAGCTTTACAGGACACAAAATGTAACTGAGGAAGATCTATGAAAAATGGCAAGTATCAGCCTCAAATGAAAGGTTAAGTGGTTAGCCAGCAGACTTCCTTTTTAACCAGATATGAATACAGAGATTTTGAGGTAATAGTGAAGAGAAATGCACAGTTACTCCAGGAAATATCATCAATTATCGAGAACCTTGCTGCCAGTTTTGGCATAAGGAACTGACCAGAGTGTGTTAAAGTCAAGGCAACATAGATCTGCAGGGCAAGATGGAGGCAGGAAACTATGAAACTTCTTAGGGGTAAAGTGAAAGAGTACAAAGGAAGAAGGATACCTTCACTGCACACCTCGTTGGGTTTACCACAGGCTCATAATTAAccatcacagcagctgtcacaATGTTGCAAGGAAGCAGAACTTTTTAGCACTGTTGTGTCTTGATGTTGTGAGAACCAGCAGCTGAATTCTTCAGCGTGAGCAGCATTTTGTCAGTCAAGGGAAGAAAAATGTACTCAACATCTGCATTAACCACTTGAATGAGCTGGAATTAAGCAGGCTGAATCACACCTTAATCTATGCATAGTGGAGGACTGAGATAGAAAGAGCACGCAGTGTGAGAACTTTGGGAACTGGGGAAATGGCGATACTGTATATGCAAACTATGTGCAATCATGCTGCACTGCACAGAGTTTACAGGTTCAGTCTGTATATCCTGCTAGCTTGTGTGCACcacaggcaaacacagagagagggccCACCAAGCCTGAGAAAGGCCAGCTAGTGGTCCTCAGAATGGCTGTTGAGAAGCAAACCAGTGACCACACATGCTACTTGGACACAACCTGGCACTAACCAACTACGACCTGGTCGGTAGCGCCTCTAATGCTTACAAAACCAAAATCATCTAACAATGCCAGATATTATtactgaaaatatattcaaGTGTATCACAAGATGTTTAACCATGGCAGCTACCATTTCAGCAAAATAATAAGACTGAAACTATATTCAAGTGCATCACAAGATGTATAAGTATGGCAGGTATAACTTGACAAAATTAACCTTTAAGAATAACAATACAGTGAAGAATTTGGTTGCTGTATCCCTGAAAGAATAGCTAAGTTTAaggcaaaataaataacatccTGAAGCAGTTTCAACAAGGGTACATTCACTAGGTGAACAATAacactttaaaaagaaatgtactGGCAATACTTGCATCTCCTGAATATAGAAAGGAGCAAGTGGAGATAAGTTGTTATACAACTATCTTAGAGTAATGAGCAGTTTTAATGACCAATTGTCTTTTAGCACTTAACCAATCACTGCATCTCATTTACACTGATTTCTTTCCTCTTGAATACATGACTGTTACGTGGTTGTGTCGGTAACTTCAAACAATGTAGCGCAAAGGACCATGGGAGTTAAACAGCAGCATCGGGCATCACTTGTTTTCAATGAGAGTCTGCACTTTGTGGACCAGGTCTCGAGCCATCATCAGGACTTGGGGGACGTTGTGTCGCTCTGCCATTTCTGAGAAGAGAATTTGAAAATCATTGTAACTTATAAGAGGTAAATACAGTACTAACTACACTAAGTAATGGCATTTAACAAGAAAATGTTATGTAAAAATTTCCTTTTGTCAAAGTTTTAATGTCTATTTCGAAAGGCCCCCGAATCATCATAGCTGAAGCTGAAGTGTTATAACAACTGGTTCACTTTGCTTCAATTGATTATTAGAATTGTATGTCAATCTAGTGTAATTCTGAATAAACTCTGGTAATTGTTTTCCAGTTCCACTATACTGTAGCATCTTACCATTGAAGAACTTGATGATGTCTGTGAAGTCCATGTTATTTTCTAGGATGATGTCCCTGTACATCTCCACAAGTGCCAGAGCAATGAAGAGCACAAAGTGCTCAGAGGAGGTGTGCTTGGCTGCCCAGATTGTTTCCCACACCGAGAACACATCATCATACACCATTTCTGTTTGGAAAAACAGCAATCAGATTACAATCAGTATCACGTAGTGTGAAACACTAAGCTCACTTCAGTGACAATAAATCATGGTGCCTGCATTTCCCATCACCTCTTTTGAAGTCCAGTAGAAACCAGCGATAGCAGAAGTAGAAGTGGGTATAGTCTCCATTCTGCTGCATCAGTTCAAACAGCTCAGAGTCCAGGATCTAcaagtataaaaacaaaatgctttcATTAGCCTACAGCTTGTTTGAATATGCATGCATCCGTCTGTGCACATATAGGTACAGTACATACCTGGATAAGAGAACGCATATTGGCAAAATGAGAGTCCATAGCACCTCCGTGAGGAAAATTCTGGTTCATCCTCTTCATCAGCTCAGTGAAGCAGCTAAATGCCATGACCTCTGggaagcgcacacacacacacacacacacacacacacacacacaattttaaCAAGTGGTTCATTTAGCCTTTTGTGTGCACTTCTACAAATTGGATGATAAAGTTTGCTCTTAAAAAAAGTTTCACCCACCATCGTCCAGAATAACCAGTAGCGGAGCCAGCAGGTCACACATGCCCTGGACGTATCCTGTATCCAGATGCTGCCACACGTAACTACGAGGACAACCAGAGTTTTATCATAATGTTGATTTGTCTCACCTGTTGAGTTGAGACAAACCTCAGATACAAGATTACAACACATTTACCTGCACATTATATTTCGCAGCTTCTCCAGGTTCTCAGGAGTGAAGTACCAATACGTTCTGTCACAGCGTCTGACATCTTTGTCAATGCGATGTAAGTTTATCAAGTACATGTCCAGTGTTTCttgctgcaaaaataaaagtgaattcAGTTAGCATGTGTTTATGAAAAAAGGAAGTATGTCTGTTTATCATGTGTCAGGCTTACAGAATAGGTTTGTTCCTCTGAGGATTCATCGTGTTTGGTGTCTCCTCCCACCTCTGCAGACTCTGCTTCAGTGAGCACATTCTCCATCTCAGGCTCCTCTTCAGAAAGGCCCAGGTCTGTGCCCTCAGGACTGGTGTTACAAGCTGTGTCCAGATGGTGATCTAGGACAAGGCCCTCGGAcgccattttctctctctgtgccagaGAGATGGGCGGTGCAGCAAGGACTGCCAAAGGCCTGGCCTTAATATCCTCAGAGGTCACACATGTTATCCCTGCAGGAATGTCCTCCATTTCCAGCGCAGAAGGAGAGTCATCTGAATCTGCTGTGTCTGGAGACTGCCGAGAGTGGGACGATAATGAAAGGCTCCCTCTGGACGCTGACTGCAGAGCATTCAGCACTTGTCTGACTGGTGAATTTGAACCAGGTTTGTCTAGTGGAATTTCTGCAGCTTTGTCCTTTTTGGTTTCAGCCAAGTCACAAACTGTTGCTTCAGCTCCCTTCCTTTCTGACTCTGTGGCACTGGTCTTGATCATTTGTGATGGGTTTTTTTCAGTAGGTGTTTCAATTTTTTCTGAAATCTCTGACTTTTTTTCAGCTGGTGGATTAGTGTCTTTTTCTGCTGTGGTCGGACATAATGGCTCCACTTCCAGATCTTTGCTCTTGTGTGCTTGAAAAGTCAAGGTCTGCCCAAGTGGAGGTGCTTGGAAATATTCATTATGAATCTCTGTTTCCAGCTTTAGAACATTAGTGTTCTCTGGAGCTCTTATATTCATATTTGTGTCCACTCCCTTTAAATCTTTAGATTGCTCATTCATTGTTATATCTTTTTCTTCTACTTTAGCTTTATCTTCAGCCTCAGATGTCTCTTTTGACTTACTAATTTCAGTGTCCTGAACTACCTCACTTTCTGGGACTGTCTCCATCTTTTCAATATCTGAGACCTTTTCCTTGGCTGCTGGGTCCATAACATTCAATCCCCCTGGCTGTGATCCAGTTGTAATCTTCTCATTTAAGACTTCTGATGCTTCAGCTAACGGCTGAGATGTTGTAGATCCAACAGCTGGCTCTGTTACAAGAGGCTTGTTTTCGGAAGCTACATGTTCATTTGATGGATCTGGAGAGGTGGGGTTCAAGGAGGGAAGCTGTGTGGATTCTGCAGTGCCATTTGTGATGTCCTTCACTGGACTACTGTGCTCCACTTCTCCCTCCTCAGCCCTGGGCTCAGACTCAATCTGATCCACTGCCTCAACTGATCCAAATACCTGGTAACCGAAGGAAAGTGGTGAACGTGCAATTCGTTATGGATCCAATTGCACTGATATGGATTAATGTTGAAGGATTACACCAGTCGTTTTGCATGTGTTAGCCCATTACCTACAAATCACATATACTTTACATAGCTACAGTCtcccctgacctttcctctagcaccacctgCAGGTCAATATTCACTCATCCCaagaaatatctcaacatcaaCTGGATAGATTACCATGTAATTCTGTAAAGATGCTCACAGCCCCAAAATGATGTATGCTAATTAATTTGGTAATCCCCTCTCAGGATCCTCTAGCACCTCTATCAGGTCAAAATGTATGTTTGTCCAATATTGACTACCTATTTCAAGCAAGGAAAATGGAACTTCTTGACTACAAACAAATTGAAACAACtgggctaaaacatgcaaaaacactggaCACTATTATTAGAGATAGAGTAACTGTACTACCTGTACGCTACTGCTGGAATCACTCTGAGAGTGGGTATTCTGTTGATCCGAGCTGCTACTTATAGATGACTGGAGTGGAAAAAGCATCACACAAGAGACAAATGGCAGAGCTGTCAACCAAGTTACTTGGAAATGTGCAAATAATACTATAAAATGTTCCCTTTCATGTTATGTCTGATGTGATAGTGGTTACATAATGGAGCCCATTTTCatggaaaaacatcaaacttGCATCTGTACTGATGGTAGAATCCCGCTGCACTGGTCCTCTTTCCACACTGGCTCCAGATGAACATCTGGCAAGGGCCTCAgcgtgtttctctctctccctctgacgGACAATGGCTTCACAACCCTGCCACTCCTTCATAGTCTGCTCGTACATGATCTGCATCTGCTCATCAATCTGGAACAGAAAACATCTAAACAAAGACTGTGGCACATCCAAGTATGTGTA comes from the Lates calcarifer isolate ASB-BC8 linkage group LG9, TLL_Latcal_v3, whole genome shotgun sequence genome and includes:
- the sgsm1b gene encoding small G protein signaling modulator 1, encoding MFSPVTEAETRQKLLRNVKKEVKQIMEEAVTRKFVHADSSHIISFCAVVEACVLHGLKRRIAGLLCSNKVAALFMKVAKSFTPAEELCHKVQELEQLIENSKQNNSSLSNDRSRQSKLANLPPQALKHLWIRTALMEKLLDKIVLYLVENSSAFYEKEAMLMDPVDGPILASLLVGPCALEYTKVKTADHFWTDPSADELVQRHRIHSGHCRQDSPSRRPALIQKRQSSGSMDDRPLMWVREYVESLHQNSRATLLFGKNNVLVQPRDDMEAIPGYLSLHQTADLMTLKWTPNQLMNGNVGELDSEKSVYWDYAMTIRLEEIVYLHCHQQVNSGGTVVLVSQDGIQRPPLHFPKGGHLLQFLTCLETGLLPHGQLDPPLWNQRGKGKVFPKLRKRSPHGSCDSVSDKEDDEATDYVFRILFPGNQMEFMALELMDQGVNMWQPTPRKSSCSSCSQNGSSDGSLPNGCNQERAPLKLLCDTMKYQIISRAFYGWLAYCRHLSTVRTHLSALVNTTIVDPDVPCDAKGGLSVEVWGRFLKDSSAYEEKEIHRLVYFGGVAPSLRKEVWPFLLGHYQFTMTEKSRLEIDEQMQIMYEQTMKEWQGCEAIVRQREREKHAEALARCSSGASVERGPVQRDSTISTDSSISSSSDQQNTHSQSDSSSSVQAVDQIESEPRAEEGEVEHSSPVKDITNGTAESTQLPSLNPTSPDPSNEHVASENKPLVTEPAVGSTTSQPLAEASEVLNEKITTGSQPGGLNVMDPAAKEKVSDIEKMETVPESEVVQDTEISKSKETSEAEDKAKVEEKDITMNEQSKDLKGVDTNMNIRAPENTNVLKLETEIHNEYFQAPPLGQTLTFQAHKSKDLEVEPLCPTTAEKDTNPPAEKKSEISEKIETPTEKNPSQMIKTSATESERKGAEATVCDLAETKKDKAAEIPLDKPGSNSPVRQVLNALQSASRGSLSLSSHSRQSPDTADSDDSPSALEMEDIPAGITCVTSEDIKARPLAVLAAPPISLAQREKMASEGLVLDHHLDTACNTSPEGTDLGLSEEEPEMENVLTEAESAEVGGDTKHDESSEEQTYSQETLDMYLINLHRIDKDVRRCDRTYWYFTPENLEKLRNIMCSYVWQHLDTGYVQGMCDLLAPLLVILDDEVMAFSCFTELMKRMNQNFPHGGAMDSHFANMRSLIQILDSELFELMQQNGDYTHFYFCYRWFLLDFKREMVYDDVFSVWETIWAAKHTSSEHFVLFIALALVEMYRDIILENNMDFTDIIKFFNEMAERHNVPQVLMMARDLVHKVQTLIENK